The Anabas testudineus chromosome 5, fAnaTes1.2, whole genome shotgun sequence region ttatgtgtgtgttgtcctcACAGAAAGTGAAAGTAGTGACGGCGAGGAGTATCCAGTGGATATCTGGTTACTGCTGTCTTCCTATATACGACCGGAAGATGTGTGCAGATTTGCTCTAATCTGTAGAAACGCCTGGACAGTCACTTGCACTGCAGCTTTCTGGACCAGGCTTTATAGAAGGTAAGATGACTTTACTGGTTGACTGCTTGTAGTCAGTGGTGAATATGATGTTGCAGAAAAGTGctgctatttgttttgtttgtttgtacacgGAGGAGCCATAAACTAGCTAAACTTAAAAGGAGTCAGGAGGTGGGTGGGAATTTTGGCCATCAGTCCTGGAAGAGCTTCAGATAGCACAAATTTGCATACAGATGCATGCAGAATGGTTATCTATGAAGGGGAGAGAATGACAGTCTGGAGATCGATAAAGTACTAAAGCTGATATCACAGTTGCTGAAAAAAATCTTTCTAAGGTTTCACGTTTCTAATTTTTGAAACATAGCAATTACAAGTAAATATTTATTAGAATGGGAAATGTCTTGTTAAATTGATCGCCATATTTCTCAGTTCACCTTTTATCGGTCTTCCACAGACACTACAAGATGGATGTTGATCTGCCATTTCGTCTCCAGTCTGACTTACCTGACATGATGCACTGTCTACGGGCCCGTGTGATTCGCTCCCTTTTTCATCTGTATGAGCCGTTCAGTTTGCGTGTGTCAAAAATTCCTGCCATGCCAGAATCCACACCTACAACCTTGCTAAACTCCAAGGTAAATGACATGCTTTGTTTGGACAGCAAGGGATTCCACCATGGTATCCTGCCATGGATACCATACTTTCTCTATGTTTTGCATATAGATGATGATAAGCAGAGATGTTAACCCGCTCCAAAGAATTCAGGTCGTTAGCTGTTACTCTACAGTTCTTTTCCATCTCACTTACCATTCTACTTTGTGCTTTTGGATCTTGACTGTGCACCCACTTCACAAAATTACATCCATTTATAGACAATGTGTCTGTTGACTGATGAATATCTAAACTCTTTAAGATCACTTCAGCTCTTTACAGCTATatgcaaatcaacaacaacagattatacgtcttagttttttttgtgaGGTATGGCTCATCAGCTGATGCTGTTTGTGAATAGCAGACTGAcactgttttagtgttttttacgAGCGAAGGTGGTTTTAAACCGCACCACCTTTTTATTTCAATAGtctccaggtttgctaacacctgactcctgCTGATGTGTAGTTGCCATTAATATTTCCACCATCATTCAGTGTATTCAATGGGTTTGTTCAATAGagatataaaatattttattgtcttagaaatattgtatttaatgtcatttgtaactttaaaaatttaatttaatttgaccAATTTATACTGAAAACAGTGCCTTTATTGTTTTCTTGCAACTGCATAACCAACTTTAAGACAGCAGCTATTCATCACAGTGTCAGACTTAATGAAGCGGAGTAGTTCTAAGAAAGCCAGCCTAAGTTGACGCACTAGTAATGGCTATTTTTGTATATGTAATTTCCTCTGTTGCAGTGTTTACTATTCTGGGTCAAAAGGGTGTCAGGGACCCGACCAGAGCCATTGTGGGAGTTCAACTTCAAGTTTGTAAAGCAGGTAAAAGGCATTtccaaaaatataataaatgtcataaacagttttaatagatagtcattatttatgtatttctttgGTTATCTCCATCGCAGCAGGTACACAGAAAGAATGGTTGTGCAAAGTCCTTGTGCATGCCCAGACAATATGAAGATGTCCACAAAAATCCTGACTCTGACTGCTATGTACTTCAGGTCACCACCCTCAACTTCATTTTCATCCCTGTGGTCATGGGCATGACACTTACCCTGGTCAGTACCACTTGTTTTTTAGCATCTGTTGACAACTACTTCACAGGGCAGAGAGCTGGATTGATGACCTCtaacattttcaaaattaaaatagttCAGAGGCCTTTTTTTCTGAGTGAACATAGTTATGTACTGCCTAAATGCACAGAAGACTGAGTAATAATATCCAATCAATTTTAATAGGAACAAAGAGCAGTGACTCTTAATCTAAACAAAATAGaataatatttttgtcaaaaGACAGATGAAGCATATATTGTGCTGTGACCCAAAGACAGACTAAAATTTCCCTCTGTATCTTCACTAATTAGTTTGGTCTTTCTAATAGTTCACAATCAACGTGAGCACAGACATGCGCCACCACCGTGTTCGTCTGGTGTTCCAGGACTCGCCACTCCAGCGGGGGAAGAAGAGGGCAGATCAGGGCGGGACCCAGGTGGTGCTGGATCCCGTGCACAGTGTGAAGCAGATGGACTGGTGGCATCCACTGTACCCCTATGTACCCTCCACATAGGAGTCCTGCCCACACAATTCGTACTGCATCAGAGCATTACACCTAGAACCCTGCTGTTAACTGGTCCCTCTCACCGAAAGAAAAATGATAATGGATGATTCTGGCGAATCCGGGATTTCATTCAATGATGTTTTGCACAGTTTACATTTCAGAAAGCAGGGTGCAACAGAAATTAAGCACTGACTGATGTGATGGAGTGTATAACTCACCTTGTAGTGTTAGACATGTTGCATACCCATCCACTATCCTGGTCTTCAGTCGCTACTTGAAAAATTCAGTTCTCCACACTGGACATTATTGGTTTACTGTTTTGTCCAAAATGAACATTGTTTCTAGGGAGACTGGgcattttgtctgtttataCAACTCTTCTAACGTCCACATAGTGACACTGGCGGTCCATCTTCTCTTTAAACCCTCCTCGGCTTCATCGGTCTTTAACATAGGGCTTAGTAATATGGAAGAAAATGAATGTCATGATAACCTGAGGATCTAAATCAGTGCAAAATATCTCTTAATATATGATAAAAccaatttaaatgttaagtgGACATGTATTACTACTAGATAATTGATTTTGGTTTGAAAAAGATAATATTGGAAAGTCTTattgaagttattttaaaactttttttagtTTGTATAATTTGAGACAGCCTCATTTCAtattatatgaataataatGGCACAGCTCAGCACTGAAGGGGCCAAAGATATAATTTACCTTAGACAATATTTAATCATCTGCTGATTTGTTTCTTTGCTAGAAACATCTTGAGGTATGTGAGGTATGTCCCTCACTGCCACCTGTGGAATATCACCTTTGAAAGGCTCTAGATATTTAAAGGCGTCTGTCTTGTATTAAATGTTAGTAGAATCATACCAGTCAACATGCTTAATTATTATTGGGAGAGAGCTACCAGATGTCATAATTGGTTTATTTGCGCATATTGGAAGGGAAAAAATCATTTGATGGATGGCCAGCATAGCAACAATATAGTTGAGGACAGCGGGATGTTATAGTTAGCAGCAGTTGATAGTTTTTACGGGTAGTCTTTCATCACATCCCAATTCCACCTAGACAAAGTTacttcactgaaataaaaactgaaattgcCCATGTTAAATGCCTCTAGTCATTAAGTGTTGCACTGTGTACCAGTTCTCATTGCTTCCCTCTGGTGGTCGAAGTGGGTACTAGCTATTTTCAACTCCCCAGTCATCTATGCTGCACATAAGTGAGGTTagttctttgtcttttaatgtACGAATGCTTTTAATGAAATTTCTACTTGGGAGCATGTTGCATGCTTTTCTGaccaatcaaacaaaaatgccATTGACTATGTTCTTTAAAAGCACAAGGATGCATCCAGTTCTTCTGTTTAAGTCTCAGTGTAATCTAATCTAGCTAAATATGAGTTTGTGAGTTAAAGATGGACAAACACGATGAAAAACCTAAAGGTGAGAAAGACCTGTGCAATCTAGACACGAACAGTAAATCACAAACTTTAAAACGCTCATTTTATtcttcagtatttttttttatttagataaataaacattaaaccCCCTTTTGCAGGGCACTGGCTTTAAACAGCGTGACATGCATTTTGGATTGAACTACAACATCATCGTGTGAACTTGTAGTCTCACATTATAAATAGGCGCCGAAAGCGCGTCAGCACTGAAAGTAAAAACGAGTAAAGGGGAAAAAGACGACGCTCTCTTCTTTAACTTGCGTGTTTGGCTCAACTTAGAGGTCCTCTTAAAAACTCCCCCCCTTGAGGTCAAGAGGCAGCACGTCATCGTCTGAAAATACCAGTCTGTCGAGGGTGTGAGgaaactacatttcccacaagTCTCTCTTTACGCGTTGCCGTTGGTGGTGCCACAGGTGACCGCAGACGCTCCAAGTTGTGTCAACATCTCGATGGGCACAACGAAAACAAATTAGCCTCCGATGTAGCATGGGCTGTGCACCCTACAGGAGCCTGAGGAGTTACAGAGAAATTCACACAGTCGAGAGTTGtggggtttttcttttttctttcctcctaaACGCGACCTTTTCCTGGGGCACTGCTTGGCAGGCTGTGACCGGAGCGTGTTGAGAGGAGCGGACACGCACTTTCCCTGAGCCCGAGCCTCACGCCTCTCTTCGTTCTGTCTGACCTTCACAGCGGGTAAGTGATATTTCAGCACGGCCACTGACATGAAGCTCTTTCTAAACGAGCCACACTCCTATTAACCCTGCCAGGAACATTCAGcgctcctcttttttttaagcTCTACGTGCAAAGTATCGTGATTTATTCGGTTTACAGTGAGTTGTAGCTCACCTGTCATTTGTCCTTAGGATATTAATGCTTTCAGTCTTCCGTACTTTTTTAGTGAAATCTATCCAAATCCGTACCAGCTagttgaaaatatatttataagaCAAGACACGTAGCTGGGTACGTTTATATAAACTTTACGCACAGGCTACAGGCTTTACAAGGCACAGTGCAGCATTGTCTCAAGCCCCAGCTCATAACTTGGTCGTGGATCTGAGGAGAATACATTAGAGGCGCCTGTGAGCACAAACCCAACTACAAGGACCCAGACAGACATGCAGAACATATTCATATGCTTCCCATTTTCTGAAACCTTTTAGAGTACACCcattttcacacaaataaagagCACTAAAATCATATACAGTAAtgatctgaaataaaacagcactGACATCCACTTGTTTCCCTTTCTGTCAGGGGTTATGTTAGTCCACATAAAACCTGCCTCTGTTTTCCTGTAGCCAAGCCGGTGTCAGTGAAGACACCACAGCCCTGGGGTATGTTGCGACGTATCAGCTGTGACTATGAACTGTACAGACTACAATCTTTCTTGTTGAAGTATTTTACTTTACCACATAGAGCAGACACAAAAATAATGAAGGTACCATCAACCTTTTATGCCCTAATCCCTCTGTCAGCTGAGTGAGTTTGATTTAAATACCTGGTGTTTATTATTAGTGTGCCTGCGTGTTGAGTGGAAGGTACAGTGGCCTGTTGCTGCCCTGTGGTGCAACGCCGATGTATTACTCCAGTTATGACATACGGCATATGACAAACACTTGGTATTAGATTGTAATGTTAGCATGAGCCACATGACTGAACTATTTGACTTTGTCAGACATCAATCTagaaatctatatttttatgATCATTTAGTCAttgcactgtatttattttgaggTCTGCATATTTGAAGGTTTGAGggtagtgatgatgatgatactaACTTTCAAAACAGGACTCGTCTGTCTGAACTGTTCTGAGGGCTGTAGGGTGACCTACATGTCTCCTTGGAGTATGTGTACTGCCTTACAAAAGCATTTGACTTTGGACCCAGTTTactgacccctgacctctcAGCCTGGCCTATATGGTCTTCCATACAATTCTCTGTGGAGAATACAATTAAGTTCAAAGGTCAGCAGAAAGGCCTCATAGGCCTGACTGTTTGTGCCCGGGTAAATGTTTTGTGCAAGGTTCTGCATGTTCATGACTTGTCTACTTTCATTAATTTCTTAGAACTGTGCCTTTAGAGGTTACAAACAGCAGTGACCATGTTGTGTTATGCAACACTATGATGATGACGGTTAAAGTGAAttaccagaaataaaaaatgtaatgttcagTAATCTAAATGGACTAATGCATGACCTTTGTATCATGTTACTCATCAGATGTGGATTTTAAAGAACATGGGAAGCCACACAAAAACACGAGCTATTGGTAAACACACACGAGATTTTTAATGACTGTGATTTTTATGACTGTAGGTTTGCAAGAGGGAGAGGAGATGTTCCTTTTGATTCTGTTTTGACTTATATTACTTCCAGTAAGATGAGTTTTGTAAGGaagttgcacacacacacacacgtatgtcAGGCCTCCAGATTGATGGTTTCGGTTTCTGGGTGACACATGCATTTTCTTTATATGGATTTTGACATAAAAgccagaaaaaaatgtgatacTGAAGGACATGTGAACTGATTATTCACtgttactgacacacacacagatggggATACACATGTTTGGGAGCAGGTCCAGCTGCAGACCTGAGGAAATAAAGTGCGTTTAGTTGCATTCAAGTAATTTGTGAATCTCAGTAtatgtttatttccatttgcaTACATAAACACAATCTCAGTGCTCAGTATTAAACATTGACATTTGGACTATGCTTTTTCTCACATAATACTGACGCAGGCCTGTCTTTGTTGGAGTGTGCGTGGACAAGAAACAGAACCCCCAATCTGTCCAAAAACCCCTGCCACTGAAGTTGAACAAGCTAGTGCACTCTGGGAGCCTGTCCCATACACAAAGCTAGGGACTGTTGCGCAAGGTAGGGTGTTCGGCTAAAAACCTGTGCCAAACGAAAGTGCGGACCAAGATCTAAGACCATGataagctgaaaaaaaaaaaaaaaaactcatcacATGGTTAAACCTGATTTAGCAATGTGGAAAACACAAAGCATctcagctgctgtctctgcttGATTTGAGTTTATCTCTGCTTCTTTACCAGTTTTATCTGCCTCTCCCTTATTTCTGTGAATCCATGAATGAAAACATCTCTGTTGTGCAGCCGTATCAGAAAGATCTACTGTTCAACAGGATTGGCACGCAATTTAGCTGTaacaaattattttgagggtgtggagTAGAGCTACttagacaaaaaacactcaaactttttgagcCATACatcgccaaaaggagctttcagaggatctacgatcaacaattgttgatttacataaagctgtaaagggttacaaagtgatgatgtcagagactttagaaactcaccagtctacagttagacaaacaaactacaaatagagacactttgggactgtggctactctaccaagaagtgggcacCCATTACCATACTATACtctgtatatatatagagagataCATATATAGATAATTTAAGTACAAAATAGTTGTGTGGTTGTGTAGACATCTGTTTCGACTTGTACCTGCACTGAGCTGACTTGCTTTTTCATTGTCAAAACAAGTGTACAGTGTAGAGGCAATTGAGAATGGACATAGAGGAGTCAGTGGGGTTGCAGAGTGCACACAGTATGAAGTGTCAGGGGTCAGCAAAGACACTGAGCTGTGAGGTCGCTGTCAgcaaggtcagaggtcaccgGCCAGTATGTAGAACAGCACAGATGCCTTACAGACTGACTAGACTTTCTCTCCAAAGGCACAGCTGCACCCTGTACAGATGGCTAGCAAAGGAAGACAGACACTTTGTCTGTGTTCTGAATATGTTCATAATTACCAAAATACTGGCTGTGTTGGAGCATTTCTCCTCTCTGGGTTGTGTTTATAGGAGTATGTTTAAACGTGCAAGCTGATCTCCACGTCACCAAAGTAGCACTTGCATCCTGTGtgctgtgtaagtgtgtgtgctggtcATATTTTCAGGCTCATTGGACATTGGACTAATGTCCGCTTGTAAGTGTTCGGGATAGGGTTAATTTTCCTGAGGTAAACAGAAGCAGTTCTACAGaccaaagcacacacacacactaatacacacatgcaaactgcTTAAGCTCAGCGAAAGTACTCTAGTGTGAAAGAGCATCAGATGTGTGTAAACACAGCTTATCCATTCCACTCCATATCCACTCCATATGGACAGATCTCTCATGACCTGGGCAGTTTCCTTGTGTTGTGACTAGACCAGTAAAAGGTATATGAGGAACTACTTTATCTCTGTGGTATACAGGACTTCCcttaaaatccaaataaaatgacaaacaaaaccaccaaacaaaccaaaatataAATCTGTCGCTGAAGTTTGGACTTTTCTAGAAATCCACAGGAATGACAGCCTGGCATGTGCTACATGACAACATGACCCATGATCTGTTAGAGGTCAGTGTGGGTGGAGCGTTTCAGGGCATGTGCAGAATGTGTGACTCCACTTCCTCATCTTATCTCCATTCCACTGCTTTCATATCCTCTTTTGACCAACAGACAATAGTGATAATCTAATGcagtctctctcttctctgaaGGAATGGCGCCCTAGTtgcatctgtgaaaagcacactGCAGCTGCCTCGTTGTGTATACTGTGCGGACAGTTTGCTTGTTGGTATGAACTGCAGGGGTCGTCTGTAGTTTGCGGTTGTGACTCTTTAGCTCCCTGAGAGACCCACAATAAATGCCACAGAGTTATACTTACTATTATCTTCTTATAAAGACGTTGCTCAATCATCtgtacagctgtgtttttttagaAATCTAAAGACTCTCAAACTCCATGCTAAATGTAAAGATTGGGACAGTGTTTTAAAACTATTTCCCCATCGTGTTGTTAGGCCCCAGTCTACACCTTAAAAGGTAATTTCCCTTGAAACACCCTTCAAACACAAGATGTAGTTAGATTTCTTATATTTAATGAATTCAGTTTTAGTGGTCAACCCTGTTGTTTCAACTGAACATTCTTTCTAACTAAGTAGAAAC contains the following coding sequences:
- the tmem183a gene encoding transmembrane protein 183A, producing the protein MPKKGNRKRLKFRAGDVCSESVTVADYADADPAIVKSGRVKKAVANAVKKEVKLLCGLEASQGAVEEVLSSAASVQPDTLDSSDDLDPEEDEENEAKVARKKKNKRRKESESSDGEEYPVDIWLLLSSYIRPEDVCRFALICRNAWTVTCTAAFWTRLYRRHYKMDVDLPFRLQSDLPDMMHCLRARVIRSLFHLYEPFSLRVSKIPAMPESTPTTLLNSKCLLFWVKRVSGTRPEPLWEFNFKFVKQQVHRKNGCAKSLCMPRQYEDVHKNPDSDCYVLQVTTLNFIFIPVVMGMTLTLFTINVSTDMRHHRVRLVFQDSPLQRGKKRADQGGTQVVLDPVHSVKQMDWWHPLYPYVPST